A single Saccopteryx bilineata isolate mSacBil1 chromosome 7, mSacBil1_pri_phased_curated, whole genome shotgun sequence DNA region contains:
- the C7H7orf57 gene encoding uncharacterized protein C7orf57 homolog isoform X2, translating to MSNASKAPQGTTSRYAPCDWYYHLPAKRPEKAVDAPLVSQIPGLSELRNPPNGHVPGARRYWIKETDSEYVKLAKQGGQPDLLMHLAPGTGTGTGTGTRKSSPVTYALPDWYTHHSKPPTAKQRQGLPAYRPDYMVHEEFNLDGASGNYESRRGPFDFDMKTVWQREAEELEKKKVKLPAINSKPLGRAGTPLGPKDPAGGRLSFPPMPGQKSGSPTNFSKLISNGYKDEWLRLRADEDRSPTPPTPAASPSAPPSEGEGPGAQRPPDPEDPEGSTEAPGPAAPPPTAARAQLE from the exons actgGTACTACCACCTCCCCGCCAAACGGCCCGAGAAGGCTGTGGATGCCCCTCTGGTGTCCCAGATCCCAGGTCTCAGCGAGCTTCGGAACCCGCCCAACGGGCACGTGCCGGGGGCACGGAGGTACTGGATCAAGGAGACCGACTCGGAATACGTGAAGCTGGCCAAGCAGGGTGGCCAGCCCG ATCTGCTGATGCACTTGGCCCCGGGGACGGGGACCGGGACAGGGACGGGGACCAGGAAGAGCTCGCCTGTGACCTACGCCTTGCCAGACTGGTACACCCACCACAGCAAGCCGCCCACAGCCAAGCAGAGGCA GGGGCTCCCTGCATACCGGCCGGATTACATGGTTCATGAAGAGTTCAACCTTGACGGGGCCAGCGGGAATTACGAGTCCCGAAGGGGGCCATTCGACTTTGACATGAAGACTGTTTGGCAGAGAGAGGCCGAGGAACTTGAAAAGAAGAAG GTGAAGCTCCCAGCCATAAACTCCAAGCCCCTGGGCAGAGCCGGGACGCCGCTGGGCCCCAAGGACCCTGCAGGAGGCagactctccttccctcccat GCCCGGTCAGAAGAGCGGCTCACCCACCAACTTCTCCAAGCTGATCAGCAACGGGTACAAGGACGAGTGGCTCCGGCTGCGAGCGGACGAGGACAGGAGCCCCACACCGCCGACGCCCGCAGCGTCCCCCTCGGCTCCGCCCTCGGAGGGCGAGGGGCCCGGTGCCCAGCGGCCCCCAGACCCGGAGGATCCGGAAGGCTCCACGGAGGCCCCAG GTCCAGCGGCCCCTCCACCGACAGCGGCAAGGGCACAGCTCGAGTGA
- the C7H7orf57 gene encoding uncharacterized protein C7orf57 homolog isoform X1, translating into MSNASKAPQGTTSRYAPCDWYYHLPAKRPEKAVDAPLVSQIPGLSELRNPPNGHVPGARRYWIKETDSEYVKLAKQGGQPDLLMHLAPGTGTGTGTGTRKSSPVTYALPDWYTHHSKPPTAKQRQGLPAYRPDYMVHEEFNLDGASGNYESRRGPFDFDMKTVWQREAEELEKKKVKLPAINSKPLGRAGTPLGPKDPAGGRLSFPPMPGQKSGSPTNFSKLISNGYKDEWLRLRADEDRSPTPPTPAASPSAPPSEGEGPGAQRPPDPEDPEGSTEAPEASTSPAAPPPTAARAQLE; encoded by the exons actgGTACTACCACCTCCCCGCCAAACGGCCCGAGAAGGCTGTGGATGCCCCTCTGGTGTCCCAGATCCCAGGTCTCAGCGAGCTTCGGAACCCGCCCAACGGGCACGTGCCGGGGGCACGGAGGTACTGGATCAAGGAGACCGACTCGGAATACGTGAAGCTGGCCAAGCAGGGTGGCCAGCCCG ATCTGCTGATGCACTTGGCCCCGGGGACGGGGACCGGGACAGGGACGGGGACCAGGAAGAGCTCGCCTGTGACCTACGCCTTGCCAGACTGGTACACCCACCACAGCAAGCCGCCCACAGCCAAGCAGAGGCA GGGGCTCCCTGCATACCGGCCGGATTACATGGTTCATGAAGAGTTCAACCTTGACGGGGCCAGCGGGAATTACGAGTCCCGAAGGGGGCCATTCGACTTTGACATGAAGACTGTTTGGCAGAGAGAGGCCGAGGAACTTGAAAAGAAGAAG GTGAAGCTCCCAGCCATAAACTCCAAGCCCCTGGGCAGAGCCGGGACGCCGCTGGGCCCCAAGGACCCTGCAGGAGGCagactctccttccctcccat GCCCGGTCAGAAGAGCGGCTCACCCACCAACTTCTCCAAGCTGATCAGCAACGGGTACAAGGACGAGTGGCTCCGGCTGCGAGCGGACGAGGACAGGAGCCCCACACCGCCGACGCCCGCAGCGTCCCCCTCGGCTCCGCCCTCGGAGGGCGAGGGGCCCGGTGCCCAGCGGCCCCCAGACCCGGAGGATCCGGAAGGCTCCACGGAGGCCCCAG AGGCTTCAACAA GTCCAGCGGCCCCTCCACCGACAGCGGCAAGGGCACAGCTCGAGTGA